The Globicephala melas chromosome 20, mGloMel1.2, whole genome shotgun sequence genome contains a region encoding:
- the LOC115850448 gene encoding leucine-rich repeat-containing protein 37A2-like: protein MTSVSIYRILPSRMGCCLCQFKNTIEVVCKTVKLRCDSECLTDVTPCDEETSIQNAEGSLMKVLQARKKNTTTELTIESERASSDKSAVTLSGFMNEQLDFKNKSDIISTLNDILPYTSEGNLGDVESTLFPFIQLLFSNTPDGDMPQGLLKGNTRSPSVKPVPKNSTHKNKLRKLHFVEHLLDAETQEKIDEVKKEEKPATRTRSNISSATFKSYIFQKKLQTAQPQKDSLANTESTEERLLRVNRVLKGPRGIQKMHLKAVGDESVRGKQNAQPSEANTAEERRLRRPSPRKLKQLLMVQSPRKLVGKSSNAESSFIKEHKAAGSSSRKQYFKGRPSASIPPKSPSEVKSTSKDLSNTLHVLEDAKARTRNIKDFELISHSGKKYIFHKIRSHRVHRKPKGKRSGKFRKKSSLTRMMLASPPFSVLRSLINSPPREAVSSSGEVTSQEKPFPELFSPSDPSTENTTSGNNTAQNVSEEIISTGNSTLPGGTGPGNTTHRNVSTAHSTVAADNSMPTVQHTNQTRWEYHNTGTELSSKPTGFAFPGLTSPGDQVETQLNQQLRSLIPNNDVRRLISHVIQTLKMNCSETHVQLACANLISRTGLLMKLLSKQQEVNVSEAEGDTDQWKADNYISDSTEAQSEQKGQESTELTKEVPAYGYNNRLILAISISAVVTIWVTILCLVEIYSHRIANEEDKKRSRRGFFRFLRRKRSSGESESQEGDFGRRRPLWLKDTYRPLNATCMENMAQKLHDRESSDEDEIFYKDAGEVIKAPAEKLLAAYWIDEEAGEESETAHEIATELVSRFTWIGITVF from the exons ATGACCAGTGTTTCCATTTATAGGATCTTACCTAGCCGTATGGGCTGCTGCCTCtgccaatttaaaaatactattgagGTTGTCTGTAAGACAGTCAAGCTGCGTTGTGACAGTGAATGCCTGACAGACGTGACACCTTGTG atgaagaaacatctATACAGAATGCAGAAGGATCGTTGATGAAGGTGTTACAAGCCCGCAAGAAGAACACCACCACTGAGCTGACTATTGAGTCAGAGAGGGCGTCATCAGATAAAAGTGCTGTCACCTTGTCAGGCTTCATGAATGAGCAGCTGGACTTTAAGAATAAAAGTGATATTATCAGTACACTAAATGACATACTGCCTTATACCTCAGAGGGAAATCTAGGAGATGTGGAATCAACATTATTCCCATTCATTCAACTTCTTTTCTCAAATACACCAGATGGAGATATGCCGCAGGGCCTTTTGAAAGGCAATACAAGGAGCCCTTCTGTTAAACCTGTACCCAAGAATTCAACTCATAAAAACAAATTGAGGAAACTCCATTTTGTGGAACATTTGTTAGATGCAGAAACTCAAGAAAAAATTGATGaggttaaaaaggaagaaaaacctgCCACGCGTACGCGTTCCAACATTTCAAGTGCCACGTTTAAAAGCTACATCTTTcaaaagaaattgcaaactgcccAACCACAGAAAGACAGCCTCGCAAACACTGAGAGTACAGAGGAAAGGCTGCTGAGAGTGAACAGGGTCCTCAAGGGCCCAAGGGGCATACAGAAAATGCACCTCAAAGCAGTGGGAGATGAGAGCGTCAGGGGGAAACAGAATGCCCAGCCATCTGAGGCGAACACTGCTGAAGAAAGAAGGCTCAGGAGGCCATCCCCAAGAAAGCTGAAACAGCTTCTCATGGTTCAGAGTCCCAGGAAGCTGGTGGGAAAGTCCTCCAATGCAGAGTCTTCATTCATAAAGGAACACAAGGCAGCAGGCTCCTCTTCCCGGAAACAGTACTTCAAGGGCAGGCCTTCTGCCTCCATCCCTCCAAAATCCCCATCTGAGGTTAAAAGCACATCAAAAGACTTATCCAACACTCTTCATGTTTTAGAGGATGCGAAGGCTAGAACTAGAAACATTAAGGACTTCGAACTAATCtcacattctggaaaaaaatacatcttcCATAAAATTAGGTCTCATCGGGTCCACAGAAAACCCAAAGGCAAAAGGAGTGGAAAGTTCAGAAAGAAAAGTTCACTCACTAGAATGATGCTTGCAAGCCCTCCGTTCTCTGTACTGAGGAGTCTCATAAATTCCCCTCCACGAGAGGCTGTTTCATCTTCAGGAGAAGTGACTTCTCAGGAAAAGCCTTTTCCagaattattttctccttcagaCCCTTCTACAGAAAACACTACTTCAGGAAACAATACTGcacaaaatgtttctgaagaaattATTTCTACAGGAAACTCTACTCTGCCAGGAGGAACCGGCCCTGGAAACACTACCCATAGGAACGTGTCCACTGCACATTCTACTGTTGCTGCAGACAACAGTATGCCAACTGTTCAACACACCAACCAAACACGATGGGAGTACCACAACACGGGCACTGAATTATCCTCTAAGCCCACAGGCTTCGCTTTCCCAGGGCTCACATCCCCGGGTGATCAAGTTGAAACTCAGCTAAACCAGCAGCTACGGTCCCTCATCCCCAACAATGACGTGCGAAGGCTCATTTCTCATGTTAtccagactttaaaaatgaactgCTCGGAGACCCACGTGCAGCTGGCCTGTGCCAACCTCATCTCTAGAACAGGCCTCCTGATGAAGCTTCTCAGCAAGCAGCAAGAAGTAAATGTGTCCGAAGCGGAGGGGGATACGGACCAGTGGAAAGCTGACAACTACATCAGTGACAGCACAGAAGCCCAGAGTGAGCAGAAAGGGCAGGAGTCAACTGAG ctCACAAAAGAAGTTCCAGCATATGGCTATAACAACAGACTCATCTTGGCAATATCCATATCTGCAGTAGTGACGATTTGGGTTACAATTCTCTGTCTCGTTGAG ATTTATTCTCATAGAATTGCAAATGAGGAggataaaaaaagaagcagaag GGGCTTTTTTCGATTTCTGCGGCGTAAGAGAAGCTCAGGGGAAAGTGAGAGTCAG GAGGGCGATTTCGGGAGAAGGCGGCCACTTTGGCTTAAGGATACCTATAGGCCCCTCAACGCCACATGCATGGAAAACATGGCACAAAAGCTACACGACAGGGAGTCTTCTGATGAGGATGAGATATTCTATAAGGATGCAGG GGAAGTCATCAAAGCCCCAGCAGAGAAGCTTCTGGCTGCCTATTGGATTGATGAAGAGGCGGGTGAGGAAAGTGAGACAGCACACGAGATTGCCACAGA